From the Magnetovibrio sp. PR-2 genome, one window contains:
- a CDS encoding DUF4212 domain-containing protein, translating into MSDNTESGIAYWKANLRLIAILLAIWAFVSYGLGILLRPMLSSIEIGGTDLGFWFAQQGSIYVFLILTFYYAKKMNDLDKEFDVHED; encoded by the coding sequence ATGTCAGATAATACGGAATCGGGTATTGCCTATTGGAAGGCAAACCTGCGTCTGATCGCTATTCTGTTAGCCATCTGGGCATTTGTTTCTTACGGCCTGGGAATCTTGTTGCGTCCGATGCTGTCGAGCATCGAAATCGGCGGAACGGATCTGGGCTTTTGGTTTGCCCAACAAGGCTCCATCTACGTCTTTTTGATCTTGACGTTTTACTACGCCAAAAAGATGAACGACTTAGACAAAGAATTCGACGTCCACGAAGATTGA
- a CDS encoding tyrosine-type recombinase/integrase, whose amino-acid sequence MAKIDWIVEGQFGLRKHPNTKNLQIIYKRPGMKQYSTKTAGTADRNEAKLKAIEFWAQAPIKEELGVRVNGITFKTIAEQWIKELPSLVKRGLRGATTAIDYPPVVNRYLVPSLGKYQIDAITDTHIENYWTWRDEYWSEHAIEQVDYFYRSVKTKTEICTDNNNLTHARIRDAEGNDIKYVVTVPDKGKKTVRAIKSLPSQGALKRDAMVLGMIFEYARKKGYTTRDRIPGITVPKRLDSKRNKSRLSFSWDQMDAIISKLALYDAQYFMRLNETPGMPTDDMRLLHAKRTLSVLIKMVYFTGIVPGKEAFNLKWKHVRATTKDAWGHKQQVIQVAVGGGKNEYRVREVIPKLKLWKILERWEGESKYTEDEDYIFSNLKGKQIQSMDKSFRTLMEELRGENSKDHRWNDKFVLYSFRHTYCTHSLQMGENIRSVASNMGHSDTKMVEKWYGHDKPVDYAAQLEKDWDSKL is encoded by the coding sequence ATGGCAAAGATTGATTGGATTGTAGAAGGCCAGTTTGGTTTACGCAAGCATCCTAATACAAAGAATTTGCAAATCATATACAAACGACCGGGTATGAAACAGTACAGCACTAAGACAGCGGGTACAGCAGACCGGAATGAAGCAAAGCTTAAAGCTATTGAGTTTTGGGCACAGGCACCAATAAAAGAAGAACTTGGTGTACGTGTAAATGGAATTACATTTAAGACAATAGCAGAGCAATGGATAAAAGAGTTGCCTAGTTTAGTTAAGCGTGGATTGAGAGGCGCAACTACAGCAATTGATTATCCGCCAGTAGTAAACAGATATCTAGTTCCGTCACTTGGAAAGTATCAAATAGACGCTATTACGGACACGCATATAGAAAATTACTGGACGTGGCGTGACGAGTATTGGAGTGAACATGCAATTGAGCAAGTTGACTACTTTTATCGCAGTGTGAAAACAAAGACAGAAATATGCACTGACAATAATAACTTAACTCATGCCCGCATAAGAGACGCAGAAGGCAACGACATTAAGTATGTTGTGACAGTTCCAGACAAAGGCAAAAAGACAGTTCGTGCAATCAAATCATTACCCAGCCAAGGCGCGTTAAAGCGTGATGCTATGGTATTGGGAATGATATTTGAGTATGCCCGCAAGAAGGGATACACAACACGAGATCGTATACCGGGCATTACAGTACCAAAGCGTTTGGACAGCAAGCGCAACAAATCAAGGTTATCGTTTAGTTGGGATCAAATGGATGCCATTATTTCAAAACTGGCCTTGTACGATGCGCAGTATTTTATGCGCCTAAATGAGACACCGGGTATGCCAACAGACGACATGCGTTTATTGCATGCAAAGCGAACGTTAAGTGTGCTTATTAAAATGGTTTACTTCACTGGCATTGTTCCAGGCAAAGAAGCATTTAACCTAAAATGGAAACACGTCAGAGCCACAACAAAGGATGCATGGGGGCACAAGCAGCAAGTTATTCAAGTTGCTGTTGGTGGTGGTAAAAACGAATACCGTGTACGTGAAGTTATTCCAAAGCTAAAGTTATGGAAAATACTTGAGCGCTGGGAAGGCGAAAGCAAGTACACAGAGGATGAAGACTACATATTCAGCAATCTTAAAGGCAAACAAATACAAAGTATGGACAAGTCGTTTCGTACGTTAATGGAAGAACTGCGAGGCGAGAACAGCAAGGATCACAGATGGAATGATAAGTTCGTGTTGTATTCGTTCAGGCACACATACTGTACACACAGTCTGCAAATGGGTGAGAACATTCGCAGTGTTGCAAGTAACATGGGACACAGTGACACTAAGATGGTTGAAAAGTGGTACGGACACGACAAGCCAGTGGACTATGCAGCACAACTTGAAAAGGATTGGGATAGCAAGTTATGA
- a CDS encoding D-Ala-D-Ala carboxypeptidase family metallohydrolase, giving the protein MLKNFTRAELECPHCLTILTTPEAYCAREKLQLLRDRIGKPLRINSSYRCAVHNKNVGGVDGSKHLEGIAFDISLRTGDFTLEEIRELAFREGWTGFGYYDTFIHLDDRDGRIVEWDYRTNKTPFKLDFDKGTWKE; this is encoded by the coding sequence ATGCTAAAGAACTTTACAAGGGCTGAATTGGAGTGCCCACATTGTTTAACAATATTGACTACACCTGAAGCCTATTGTGCTAGAGAAAAATTACAGTTACTACGCGATAGAATAGGCAAGCCATTACGTATCAACAGTTCATATAGATGTGCTGTGCATAACAAGAACGTAGGGGGTGTAGACGGATCAAAGCACTTAGAAGGCATTGCTTTTGATATATCGCTACGCACTGGTGATTTTACATTAGAAGAAATTAGAGAACTTGCATTTAGGGAAGGCTGGACAGGCTTTGGCTATTACGACACGTTTATACACTTAGATGATAGAGATGGACGTATTGTAGAATGGGATTACAGAACTAATAAAACACCATTCAAACTAGACTTTGATAAAGGAACATGGAAGGAATGA